A genomic stretch from Solanum stenotomum isolate F172 chromosome 8, ASM1918654v1, whole genome shotgun sequence includes:
- the LOC125873495 gene encoding uncharacterized protein LOC125873495, whose translation MMNVFAISLVLTTLVTAGVFSPNPEKKDDVIVKDGHRVVVVEYEPNDGQTKVSISPPETEHKEKTEHVSVSDVKDKLTEKAEQVEEKIDGFHGMNARELVCDAYGKCKHKIASALEGTKDSVTEKMHEIQEDAKEGFEKVTGKAHEAKETVGKKVDEVKQGAKETAEKVKIKAVDTTNTLKSHLMKNASEDLDLVEEKMKEDAQKLKVEVQRDYHVGRRFFSDMSAYIFSAKNFRSLMGIIHLLGFALSYGVSVWMTFVSSNILARALPKQQFAMVQSKIYPAYFKTVCYGIATAFLGHMLSQMLPYYANRTEKIQGLIFLAIFSMTLFNCFYLEPRATKVMRETMKIEKEEGKGRDVFDVEPSTSSVDAFKDPTGIKTGKSTTHEPLETQQELSEETARLKPQVERLSQRLKKLNVISSLLNSLTLMGLSYHLVYLSQLLHSNP comes from the exons ATGATGAATGTTTTCGCCATTTCTCTTGTACTTACCACACTTGTTACAGCAGGGGTTTTTTCTCCGAACCCGGAGAAGAAAGATGATGTTATTGTTAAAGATGGTCATAGAGTTGTAGTTGTTGAGTATGAGCCAAATGATGGACAAACTAAGGTATCAATTTCTCCACCTGAAACAGAGCATAAAGAGAAAACAGAGCATGTTTCAGTTTCAGATGTTAAAGATAAATTAACAGAAAAAGCAGAGCaagttgaagaaaaaattgatgGGTTTCATGGGATGAATGCTAGAGAACTTGTTTGTGATGCTTATGGGAAGTGCAAACATAAGATAGCAAGTGCACTTGAAGGGACTAAAGACTCTGTTACTGAAAAGATGCATGAAATTCAAGAAGATGCTAAAGAGGGGTTTGAGAAAGTGACTGGCAAAGCCCATGAGGCAAAAGAAACTGTTGGGAAGAAAGTGGATGAAGTGAAACAAGGGGCTAAAGAAACGGCTGagaaagttaaaataaaagCAGTTGACACGACAAATACACTGAAAAGTCATTTGATGAAGAATGCTTCGGAAGATCTTGATTTGGTTgaagagaaaatgaaagaagatgcaCAAAAGCTTAAAGTGGAAGTCCAAAGAGACTATCATGTTGGTCGTAGATTCTTTTCAGATATGTCAGCATACATCTTCTCAGCCAAGAATTTTAGATCTTTGATGGGAATAATTCATTTGCTTGGATTTGCATTGTCTTATGGGGTTTCTGTTTGGATGACTTTCGTATCGAGTAATATCTTGGCAAGAGCTTTGCCGAAGCAGCAATTTGCAATGGTACAGAGCAAGATTTACCCTGCTTACTTCAAGACTGTGTGTTATGGCATCGCTACGGCGTTTTTGGGCCATATGTTGAGCCAGATGCTTCCATATTATGCGAATCGGACAGAAAAAATCCAAGGTCTCATTTTTCTGGCCATATTCTCCATGACTTTGTTCAATTGTTTCTACTTGGAGCCTCGAGCCACTAAG GTGATGAGGGAGACAATGAAAATAGAGAAAGAGGAAGGAAAAGGGAGAGACGTTTTCGACGTAGAACCAAGCACATCAAGTGTAGATGCTTTCAAGGATCCAACAGGTATTAAAACAGGTAAATCAACAACTCATGAACCTCTTGAAACCCAACAAGAGTTGTCAGAGGAAACAGCAAGATTGAAACCACAAGTTGAAAGATTAAGTCAGAGgctaaagaagttgaatgtAATCTCATCATTACTCAATTCACTCACACTAATGGGTCTCTCATATCACCTTGTTTATCTTAGCCAACTCCTCCATTCCAACCCTTAG
- the LOC125874680 gene encoding berberine bridge enzyme-like 18, whose translation MKISWFSFIFVLVVLSSASWSALADNHEEFIQCLSHSNQTSSNIYTPNSSSFPSILQFSIQNLRFNTTETPKPLVIVTPVSESEVQRVILCAKKTGMHIRVRGAGHDYEGLSYVSEVPFVIVDLINLRTINVDVNDKSAWVEAGSTIGELYYRIAEKSKTLGFPAGVCPTVGVGGHFSGGGYGVMLRKYGLAADNIVDARLIDANGRILDRASMGEDLFWAIRGGGGNSFGLVLSWKIKLVDVPEIVTVFTLDKTLEQNATKLVHRWQYVAPRFHEDLFIRILVSRLNSSNQGDGNNQQTIVASFNSIFLGGIDRLLPIMQENFPELGLRREDCIEMSWIESIMYFAGFPTDGPLDVLLSRVQLSTRYFKAKSDYVYQPIQEGGLEGIWRFFFEDEAQSSQVILSPYGGRMDEISPSAIPFPHRAGNLYKIQHLVYWDEEGEEVAERHISWIRRLYSYMAPFVSKLPRAAYINYRDLDIGVNNIKGYTSYVQAKVWGIKYFKNNFDRLVHVKTKVDPSNFFRNEQSIPSLTQWKNKGE comes from the coding sequence TCAGCTTCATGGTCAGCATTAGCTGATAATCATGAAGAATTCATTCAATGTCTATCTCATAGTAACCAAACATCCTCCAATATTTACACACCAAATAGCTCTTCTTTTCCATCAATCCTTCAATTCTCCATACAAAATTTAAGGTTCAATACAACTGAAACTCCTAAACCTCTTGTGATTGTCACCCCAGTGAGTGAATCTGAGGTTCAAAGAGTCATTCTTTGTGCTAAGAAAACTGGGATGCACATTAGGGTTCGTGGTGCAGGACATGATTATGAAGGTCTTTCTTATGTCTCCGAGGTTCCATTTGTTATAGTTGACCTTATTAACCTTAGAACAATCAATGTTGATGTCAATGATAAGAGTGCATGGGTTGAAGCTGGATCAACTATTGGCGAACTCTATTATAGAATCGCGGAGAAAAGCAAAACCCTAGGGTTTCCGGCTGGTGTTTGTCCAACAGTTGGTGTTGGTGGACATTTTAGTGGAGGTGGTTATGGTGTTATGCTGAGAAAATATGGCCTAGCAGCTGATAACATTGTAGATGCACGATTGATCGACGCGAATGGAAGGATTCTTGATAGGGCTTCCATGGGAGAAGATCTATTTTGGGCAATTAGAGGAGGTGGTGGTAATAGTTTTGGACTTGTCCTTTCATGGAAGATCAAATTAGTAGATGTTCCTGAGATAGTAACTGTTTTCACACTTGACAAGACATTGGAACAAAATGCCACTAAGCTTGTTCATAGGTGGCAATATGTTGCTCCAAGATTCCATGAAGATTTGTTCATTAGGATCTTGGTTAGTAGATTGAACTCAAGTAATCAAGGAGATGGTAACAACCAACAAACAATTGTAGCTTCATTCAACTCCATATTCCTTGGTGGTATCGATCGATTACTTCCCATCATGCAAGAAAATTTCCCTGAATTAGGGTTGAGAAGAGAAGATTGCATTGAGATGAGTTGGATAGAGTCTATAATGTACTTTGCAGGGTTCCCAACAGATGGACCTCTTGATGTCTTGCTAAGTAGGGTTCAACTCTCAACGCGTTACTTCAAGGCAAAATCAGACTATGTGTATCAGCCAATTCAAGAGGGAGGTCTCGAAGGAATATGGAGATTCTTCTTTGAAGATGAAGCTCAATCATCTCAAGTAATCTTAAGTCCCTATGGTGGGAGGATGGATGAGATTTCACCATCCGCTATCCCGTTCCCCCATAGAGCTGGTAATTTATACAAAATCCAACATTTGGTGTATtgggatgaagaaggagaagaagtaGCTGAGAGGCATATAAGTTGGATAAGAAGGCTTTATTCTTACATGGCACCTTTTGTTTCTAAGTTACCAAGAGCTGCTTATATCAACTATAGGGATCTTGATATTGGAGTGAATAACATCAAGGGATATACAAGCTATGTGCAAGCTAAGGTTTGGGGGATTAAGTATTTCAAGAATAATTTTGATAGATTGGTTCATGTGAAGACTAAGGTGGATCCTTCAAATTTCTTTAGGAATGAACAAAGTATTCCTTcacttactcagtggaagaaCAAAGGTGAATGA
- the LOC125873496 gene encoding uncharacterized protein LOC125873496, whose protein sequence is MNIFAIFLVLTTLITAGIVSPNERNIKISISPRETEPNAKTVYVSDKIASALEGTKHSVSEKTEEDAKGFFDKVAGKAHEASENVKKCVGIIVDKVKGKAKDVSDTTDTLKGDVEGNATEDVDLIENAVIEDAHRLKVEGKRGYQKIRRFFSSNNFRSLMGMIHLLGFALSYGVCFWVTFISSKVLAKALPKQQFSVVQSKIYPVYFKTLSYGVATAFLGHYLSQRRPFYASRGETIQGLIFLAIFSMTMFNSFYLEPRATKLMRERMKLEKEKGKGKDVFDIEPSTRNVDAVRDPTGTKTGKTTSNEPLETQQELSEGAIRERPQVEILSQKLKKLNLMSSFLNVLTLIGLTSHLFHRSQLVHSSG, encoded by the exons ATGAATATTTTTGCCATTTTTCTTGTACTGACCACACTTATCACAGCAGGAATCGTTTCTCCAAATGAAAGGAACATCAAGATCTCAATTTCCCCACGAGAAACAGAGCCAAATGCAAAAACAGTGTATGTTTCAGATAAGATAGCAAGTGCACTTGAAGGAACCAAACACTCTGTTTCTGAAAAAACCGAAGAAGATGCTAAAGGGTTTTTTGATAAAGTGGCTGGCAAAGCCCACGAGGCTTCAGAAAATGTGAAAAAATGTGTTGGAATAATAGTAGATAAAGTGAAAGGAAAAGCCAAGGATGTGTCTGATACAACAGATACACTAAAGGGTGATGTGGAGGGAAATGCAACAGAAGATGTTGATTTGATAGAAAATGCAGTGATTGAAGATGCACATAGGCTTAAAGTGGAAGGGAAAAGGGGTTATCAAAAAATTCGAAGATTCTTTTCATCCAACAATTTTCGATCTTTGATGGGGATGATCCATTTGCTTGGATTTGCATTGTCTTATGGTGTTTGTTTTTGGGTGACTTTCATATCTAGTAAGGTTTTGGCAAAAGCTTTACCGAAGCAGCAATTTTCAGTGGTACAGAGCAAGATTTACCCTGTTTACTTCAAGACTCTGTCTTACGGCGTCGCCACGGCGTTTCTCGGCCATTACTTGAGCCAGAGACGTCCATTTTATGCGAGTCGGGGTGAAACAATACAAGGTCTCATTTTTCTGGCTATATTCTCCATGACTATGTTCAATTCTTTCTACTTGGAGCCTCGAGCCACTAAG TTGATGAGGGAGAGAATGAAATTGGAGAAAGAGAAGGGGAAAGGGAAAGATGTATTTGACATAGAACCAAGCACAAGAAACGTGGATGCAGTGAGGGATCCAACAGGGACTAAAACAGGGAAAACAACAAGTAATGAACCTCTTGAAACTCAACAAGAATTGTCAGAGGGAGCAATAAGAGAGAGGCCACAAGTTGAGATATTGAGTCAGAagctaaagaagttgaatttaatGTCATCATTTCTCAATGTACTCACACTAATAGGTCTTACTTCTCACCTTTTCCACCGTAGCCAATTGGTGCATTCCAGCGGTTAA